In the Solibacillus sp. FSL K6-1523 genome, one interval contains:
- a CDS encoding LysR family transcriptional regulator — protein sequence MLVKLESYRIFNVVSRNQSFSKAAAELYMTQPAVSQTISKLEKELETLLFNRTPKGVTLTNEGKLLHEYVNSALGILDAGEEKILEFKNLRTGQLRIGVGDTISRYFLLPYLEAFHVKYPGIKLKVLNGTTIEILAFIKSGEADVGICNLPIVDEQLQVVPCKEVHDIFVCGEKYKNLTKKPISLDMLMKLPLIFLEKKANSRNYVENYLKEQGYTISPEFELGSHDLVLEFAKINLGIASVTKEFAMDYLDKGILHEVHLQQEVPKRSIGIVHLKSVPISRATKKFIAIVDPAIANN from the coding sequence AATCGTATCGGATTTTTAATGTTGTCAGTCGCAATCAAAGCTTTTCGAAAGCAGCGGCGGAATTATATATGACGCAACCCGCAGTGAGTCAAACGATTTCAAAGCTTGAAAAAGAACTCGAAACGTTATTATTTAATCGTACCCCAAAAGGCGTTACATTAACAAACGAGGGTAAACTTTTACATGAATATGTGAATTCTGCACTTGGAATTTTAGATGCTGGAGAAGAAAAGATTTTAGAATTTAAAAATTTGCGAACAGGTCAGCTAAGAATTGGTGTAGGAGATACGATTTCTCGTTATTTTCTTTTACCCTATTTAGAAGCATTTCATGTAAAATATCCTGGAATTAAACTAAAGGTATTAAATGGAACGACGATTGAAATTTTGGCGTTTATTAAATCAGGTGAGGCAGACGTCGGTATTTGTAATTTACCAATTGTAGATGAACAATTGCAAGTCGTACCGTGTAAGGAAGTGCACGACATATTTGTCTGCGGTGAAAAATATAAAAATTTAACGAAAAAGCCCATCAGTTTGGATATGCTAATGAAGTTACCGTTAATTTTTTTAGAAAAAAAAGCGAATTCCCGAAATTATGTAGAAAACTACTTAAAGGAACAAGGTTATACTATATCACCTGAATTTGAACTAGGTTCACATGATTTAGTGTTGGAATTCGCGAAAATCAATTTGGGCATTGCAAGCGTGACGAAAGAGTTTGCAATGGATTATTTAGATAAAGGAATTTTACATGAAGTTCATTTACAGCAAGAAGTACCTAAGCGAAGTATCGGAATTGTCCATTTGAAATCAGTCCCGATATCTAGAGCAACGAAAAAATTTATTGCGATTGTTGATCCAGCAATTGCGAATAACTAA
- a CDS encoding DEAD/DEAH box helicase, with the protein MSKPFQQFNLSEEIIRALGDLDYTEPTEIQERVLPIAMQKQDIIAKSQTGSGKTAAFAIPICENVEWLENKPQALVLTPTRELAVQVKEEFTNIGRYKRIKATALYGKQPFRYQQDELKQKTHIAVGTPGRVLDHIEKGTLKLEKIKYLVLDESDEMLNMGFLDQVEAILSYLPKERITMLFSATVPNEIKTLALRHMKQPVDIEVEQQQQTAPQIEHVAMEVPEEEKFAVLKKALIVENPDSCIIFCRTKDRVDEVHDRLYDLEYSVDKLHGGMDQSTRLMVMDDYKRGEFRYLVATDVAARGIDVENISLVVNYDLPLEKEAYVHRTGRTGRAGLSGKAITFVTPHEHNFLAGIEEFIQFEIAKTALPTAEAVAANQDAFEQKMDSKPVKKKSKSAKVDAQITKLYFNGGKKKKLRAVDFVGTIAKIPGMTGDDIGIITILDTSTFIEILNGKGNLVLKAMKTTPIKGKHLKVHIANSKSF; encoded by the coding sequence ATGAGTAAGCCATTTCAACAATTTAATTTATCAGAAGAAATTATCCGAGCACTAGGGGATTTAGATTATACAGAACCGACTGAAATTCAAGAAAGAGTCCTACCGATTGCCATGCAAAAACAAGATATTATCGCGAAATCTCAAACCGGAAGTGGGAAAACGGCTGCATTTGCCATTCCGATTTGTGAAAATGTCGAATGGCTTGAAAATAAACCACAGGCACTAGTCCTGACGCCGACAAGGGAACTAGCTGTACAAGTTAAGGAAGAGTTTACGAATATTGGGCGCTACAAGCGTATTAAGGCAACGGCTCTTTATGGGAAACAGCCATTTCGTTATCAACAGGATGAGTTGAAGCAAAAAACACATATTGCAGTAGGGACGCCTGGTCGTGTGTTAGATCATATTGAAAAAGGCACGTTAAAGCTAGAAAAAATAAAATATCTTGTATTAGATGAATCAGATGAGATGCTCAATATGGGCTTTTTAGATCAAGTGGAAGCTATTTTATCTTACTTGCCAAAAGAACGTATAACGATGCTATTTTCAGCAACTGTGCCGAATGAAATTAAAACATTAGCGTTGCGCCATATGAAGCAGCCAGTTGATATTGAAGTGGAGCAACAACAACAAACGGCTCCTCAAATTGAGCATGTTGCAATGGAAGTGCCAGAGGAAGAGAAATTTGCCGTATTAAAAAAGGCGTTGATTGTGGAAAATCCAGATAGCTGTATTATTTTCTGCCGTACAAAAGACCGTGTAGATGAAGTACATGATCGCCTCTACGATTTAGAATATAGTGTCGACAAGCTACATGGCGGGATGGATCAGTCTACTCGTTTAATGGTGATGGACGACTATAAGCGCGGGGAGTTTCGTTATTTAGTAGCGACAGATGTTGCGGCGCGTGGGATTGATGTTGAAAATATTTCACTTGTTGTTAACTATGACCTTCCTTTAGAAAAAGAAGCTTACGTTCATCGAACAGGTCGAACAGGTCGCGCGGGATTATCAGGCAAAGCGATTACATTCGTAACGCCACATGAGCATAATTTTTTAGCGGGCATTGAAGAATTTATTCAATTTGAAATTGCAAAAACTGCACTTCCAACAGCGGAGGCGGTAGCGGCTAATCAAGATGCGTTCGAACAAAAAATGGATTCTAAACCGGTTAAGAAAAAATCGAAAAGCGCTAAAGTAGATGCGCAAATTACGAAGCTGTATTTTAACGGTGGTAAAAAGAAGAAATTGCGTGCAGTAGATTTTGTTGGAACAATTGCTAAAATCCCAGGTATGACGGGGGATGACATCGGGATCATTACGATTTTAGATACATCAACTTTTATCGAAATTTTGAATGGTAAAGGAAACTTAGTGTTAAAGGCAATGAAAACAACACCGATAAAAGGTAAGCATTTAAAGGTGCATATTGCGAATAGTAAATCATTTTAA